The following coding sequences are from one Rathayibacter sp. VKM Ac-2760 window:
- a CDS encoding FAD:protein FMN transferase gives MHTFTTMGTVASLRAADDAPVDDVEDVFADADARFSLYRPESEASRIARGELALTAASEQMRTAYAEALHWRTATAGAFTPHRPDGVIDLAGTVKATAMAHAARLLGDGAWLLDVGGDVLTSPAGSWTIGIVDPGDRRALLCVVPLGDGRRAIATSGTAERGEHVWRRPAEPGDVPFVQVSVIAEDIVTADVLATAILAGGAPTLDTVTDRFDVDVLTVDAAGALLVTDRLRRLIAPASEHSHRLPARSARRISARSGESAPRTGGRSFEGSHEPLCRNGAPDSAG, from the coding sequence GTGCACACGTTCACGACCATGGGCACCGTCGCCAGCCTGCGCGCCGCCGACGATGCGCCAGTGGACGACGTCGAGGACGTCTTCGCCGACGCCGACGCCCGCTTCAGCCTGTACCGGCCGGAGTCGGAGGCGTCCCGGATCGCCCGCGGTGAGCTCGCGCTGACCGCCGCGTCCGAGCAGATGCGGACCGCCTACGCCGAAGCACTCCACTGGCGCACTGCGACCGCCGGCGCCTTCACCCCGCACCGTCCCGACGGCGTCATCGACCTCGCCGGAACCGTCAAGGCGACCGCCATGGCGCACGCGGCCCGGCTGCTCGGCGACGGCGCATGGCTCCTCGACGTCGGGGGCGACGTCCTCACCTCGCCCGCCGGCAGCTGGACGATCGGGATCGTGGATCCCGGCGACCGGCGGGCGCTGCTCTGCGTCGTCCCCCTCGGCGACGGACGCCGCGCGATCGCCACCTCCGGGACCGCCGAACGCGGCGAGCACGTCTGGCGCCGACCTGCCGAGCCCGGCGACGTCCCCTTCGTGCAGGTGTCCGTGATCGCCGAGGACATCGTCACCGCCGACGTCCTCGCGACCGCGATCCTCGCCGGCGGCGCTCCGACGCTCGACACCGTCACCGACCGCTTCGACGTCGACGTCCTCACCGTCGACGCCGCCGGCGCGCTTCTCGTGACCGACCGGCTCCGCCGCCTGATCGCGCCGGCGAGCGAGCACTCGCACCGACTCCCCGCCCGGTCGGCACGTCGCATCTCGGCCCGAAGTGGGGAGTCGGCTCCGAGGACGGGTGGGCGATCGTTCGAGGGCTCACACGAACCCCTCTGCCGGAACGGCGCACCGGACTCAGCGGGTTAG
- a CDS encoding DUF2231 domain-containing protein — protein MNDWQINGLPLHPLLVHAVVVLLPLAALMLILGSLWPAARRRFGILTPIIALAALIAVPLTTQAGEALERRTEPSAILEQHTELGDHLLPWAAGLFLVALVQWLWFRRTRRTEDRPATRRPLVGIVLAVAAIAISVGATIDVVRIGDSGAQAVWSDSTSSTAPAPASSGDSDD, from the coding sequence ATGAACGACTGGCAGATCAACGGCCTCCCCCTCCACCCGCTCCTCGTGCACGCCGTCGTGGTCCTGCTCCCCCTCGCCGCACTGATGCTCATCCTCGGCAGCCTCTGGCCCGCCGCCCGCCGCAGGTTCGGGATCCTCACCCCGATCATCGCCCTGGCCGCGCTGATCGCCGTCCCGCTCACCACGCAGGCCGGCGAAGCCCTCGAACGCCGGACGGAGCCGTCCGCGATCCTCGAGCAGCACACCGAGCTCGGCGACCACCTGCTCCCCTGGGCCGCCGGCCTGTTCCTCGTCGCCCTGGTGCAGTGGCTCTGGTTCCGCCGCACCCGACGAACCGAGGACCGACCCGCCACCCGCCGCCCCCTCGTCGGGATCGTGCTCGCCGTCGCAGCGATCGCGATCTCCGTCGGAGCGACCATCGACGTCGTCCGCATCGGCGACTCCGGCGCGCAAGCCGTCTGGTCCGACTCCACCTCGAGCACCGCCCCGGCGCCGGCGAGCAGCGGCGACAGCGACGACTGA
- a CDS encoding transcriptional regulator, whose amino-acid sequence MADAAFDELIHAPARLRICGILRRVDQIDFTVLRDTLGIADASLSKHLRALADNGYVSSRKASSAGRTDRRQLTWLTLTPSGQRAFDGHVAALAEIAGEAAPRP is encoded by the coding sequence GTGGCTGACGCCGCCTTCGACGAGCTGATCCACGCTCCCGCCCGCCTGCGCATCTGCGGGATCCTGCGCCGCGTCGATCAGATCGACTTCACCGTGCTCCGCGACACCCTCGGCATCGCGGACGCGAGCCTCTCCAAGCACCTCCGCGCCCTGGCCGACAACGGCTACGTGTCCTCCCGCAAAGCATCGTCGGCCGGACGGACGGACCGCCGTCAGCTGACCTGGCTGACGCTCACCCCGAGCGGACAGCGCGCATTCGACGGGCACGTGGCAGCCCTCGCCGAGATCGCCGGCGAAGCGGCCCCTCGCCCGTAG
- a CDS encoding ThuA domain-containing protein — MSRTLSALVLSGAGRYADPWHPFAETTECIAGILRESGFAVTVAPDVDDALTRFDDGPDLVVVNVGLPRDGSPSPAAAARTGFRRLLASGAPVLALHASSTSFVDAPEWEQALGGRWERGTSFHPEHGEARVRLRGHPLTAGISDFVLQDERYTSLRTAADDEVVAAHEHDGVEHPLIWLREATAAHGRTAYDALGHDARSFASPEHREILRRLIAWTTQREET; from the coding sequence GTGTCGCGAACCCTCTCCGCCCTCGTCCTCTCCGGTGCCGGCCGCTACGCGGATCCTTGGCATCCCTTCGCCGAGACGACCGAGTGCATCGCCGGGATCCTGCGCGAGTCGGGCTTCGCGGTCACCGTCGCGCCGGACGTCGACGACGCGCTGACGCGTTTCGATGACGGTCCGGACCTCGTCGTGGTGAACGTCGGGCTGCCCCGGGACGGCTCCCCGTCGCCCGCCGCCGCGGCGCGGACCGGCTTCCGTCGCCTGCTCGCCTCAGGTGCCCCCGTGCTCGCGCTGCACGCCTCCTCGACGAGCTTCGTCGACGCGCCGGAGTGGGAGCAGGCCCTCGGCGGACGGTGGGAGCGGGGGACGTCCTTCCATCCCGAGCACGGCGAGGCCCGTGTCCGCCTCCGCGGGCACCCGCTCACCGCCGGGATCAGCGACTTCGTCCTCCAGGACGAGCGCTACACGTCCCTCCGCACCGCCGCCGACGACGAGGTCGTCGCGGCCCACGAGCACGACGGCGTCGAGCACCCCCTGATCTGGCTGCGCGAGGCGACGGCCGCCCACGGCCGCACCGCGTACGACGCTCTCGGCCACGACGCCCGCTCCTTCGCGTCGCCCGAGCACCGCGAGATCCTCCGCCGCCTCATCGCCTGGACGACGCAGCGCGAGGAGACGTGA
- a CDS encoding ATP-binding cassette domain-containing protein, with protein MSFAWPDGSVVLDHASAALGSGRTGLIGANGAGKTMLLRLLAGELATTSGSISRSAAVGVLPQHLARLTETTLAELLGVRRTIDALRAIESGDTSERHFDAVGDDWDIEARTSAVLDEIGLGRLDLDRPIGGLSGGETVLAALAGLRIGGAGIVLLDEPTNNLDRESRARLSELILHWRGALIIVSHDTRLLEAMDATVELRDARLRVFDGGYSAFRRRIDSEQEAIARALSSAEQTLRTEERQRITAETTLARRARYARTDYENKRKPKVIMNARRSEAQVSAGKLRTETAEKIDAARRSVANHEGRLREDERIRIDLPDPDVPASRRLAEIGDGETTLLLQGPERAALLGRNGIGKTRPLEALVRGCQLPAPLRAIARTDRIGYLPQRRGGIDPALSFLDAVREVAPSVPPGTIRSRLARFLIRGDAVHRRVGALSGGERFRLHLARLLLADPPPRLLVLDEPTNDLDVTSVDQLVEALVVFRGGILVVSHDEEFLSRLGLDTAVELREGGRLVMVDPPQRPEIGWTAPT; from the coding sequence GTGTCCTTCGCCTGGCCCGACGGGTCGGTGGTGCTCGATCACGCCTCGGCTGCACTCGGCTCAGGCCGGACGGGTCTGATCGGCGCGAACGGCGCCGGCAAAACCATGCTGCTGCGGCTCCTCGCAGGCGAGCTCGCGACGACCTCGGGCTCGATCAGCCGCTCTGCGGCGGTCGGCGTGCTGCCCCAGCACCTCGCCCGCCTCACGGAGACGACCCTCGCGGAGCTGCTCGGGGTGCGCCGGACGATCGATGCGCTGCGGGCGATCGAGTCGGGCGATACCTCCGAACGGCACTTCGACGCGGTCGGTGACGACTGGGACATCGAGGCGAGAACGTCTGCGGTCCTCGACGAGATCGGACTTGGAAGGCTCGACCTGGACCGGCCGATCGGGGGCCTCTCGGGCGGCGAGACCGTGCTCGCGGCGCTGGCGGGCCTTCGGATCGGGGGTGCGGGGATCGTCCTCCTCGACGAGCCCACCAACAACCTCGACCGCGAGTCTCGTGCTCGACTGAGCGAGCTGATCCTCCACTGGCGGGGTGCGCTCATCATCGTCTCGCACGACACCCGCCTCCTCGAGGCCATGGACGCGACGGTCGAGCTACGCGATGCGCGGCTGCGAGTGTTCGACGGCGGCTACTCGGCGTTCCGCCGACGGATCGACAGTGAGCAGGAGGCGATCGCGCGAGCGCTGAGCAGCGCCGAGCAGACCCTGCGCACGGAGGAGCGCCAGCGGATCACCGCCGAGACGACGCTCGCCCGGCGAGCCCGGTACGCGCGCACCGACTACGAGAACAAGCGCAAGCCCAAGGTCATCATGAACGCGCGACGATCCGAGGCGCAGGTCTCCGCCGGGAAGCTGCGGACGGAAACGGCGGAGAAGATCGATGCCGCCCGGCGCTCGGTCGCGAATCACGAGGGGCGACTGCGCGAGGACGAGCGCATCCGCATCGATCTGCCCGACCCGGACGTGCCGGCCTCGCGTCGGCTGGCCGAGATCGGCGACGGAGAGACGACCCTGCTGCTGCAGGGGCCCGAGCGCGCCGCTCTCCTCGGGCGCAACGGCATCGGCAAGACAAGACCGCTCGAGGCGCTCGTCCGGGGATGTCAGCTGCCGGCACCGCTCCGAGCGATCGCGCGGACGGACCGCATCGGGTACCTGCCCCAGCGCAGGGGCGGGATCGACCCTGCGCTCTCCTTCCTCGACGCGGTGCGGGAGGTCGCCCCTTCCGTCCCGCCGGGCACGATCCGCTCCCGGCTCGCGCGTTTCCTCATCCGCGGGGACGCCGTTCATCGCCGTGTCGGTGCCCTCTCCGGAGGCGAGCGCTTCCGGCTTCACCTCGCCCGGCTACTCCTCGCCGATCCACCGCCCAGGCTCCTCGTGCTCGATGAGCCGACAAACGACCTCGACGTGACCAGCGTCGATCAGCTCGTCGAGGCGCTGGTCGTGTTCCGGGGCGGAATCCTGGTCGTCAGCCATGACGAGGAGTTCCTCTCTCGGCTCGGCCTCGACACGGCGGTGGAGCTGAGGGAGGGCGGGCGCCTCGTGATGGTCGATCCGCCGCAGCGCCCCGAGATCGGCTGGACCGCTCCCACCTGA
- a CDS encoding GNAT family N-acetyltransferase: MATGADSPFIDTVESTAFGLQADRVVSLAHGLRLTSTAVVELVAEDAEHLVGHVMLSRGWLDAPAELVEVLVLSPLAVVPSQQHRGIGRRLIEQATLSSLAQLGNIVVVLVGVVLLVVFLLTERRAHHRSGTRRHETARTS; this comes from the coding sequence ATGGCGACCGGCGCCGACTCCCCCTTCATCGACACGGTCGAGTCGACGGCGTTCGGACTGCAGGCGGACCGTGTGGTTTCGCTGGCACACGGGTTGCGGCTCACAAGCACGGCGGTCGTCGAACTGGTCGCTGAAGACGCGGAGCACCTCGTCGGTCACGTGATGCTCTCGCGGGGATGGCTGGACGCGCCAGCAGAGCTCGTCGAGGTCCTCGTGCTGAGCCCGCTCGCGGTCGTTCCCTCGCAGCAGCACCGAGGGATCGGCCGCCGCCTGATCGAGCAGGCGACCCTCTCCTCCCTCGCCCAGCTCGGCAACATCGTCGTGGTCCTGGTCGGAGTCGTCCTCCTCGTCGTCTTCCTCCTCACCGAGCGCCGAGCCCACCATCGATCCGGCACGAGGCGGCACGAGACCGCGCGGACCTCCTGA
- a CDS encoding ferredoxin reductase family protein, with amino-acid sequence MSTTIRPTRAPAPHAPTTLRRSQADRERSLRRRLRSADALVTACWVSVALAIALYLAAGGPAQVTDLAGALTAAGIVAGLVGTDLILVMLVLAARSPWIDRTFGQDTAMALHRRLGKPALYLILGHGALLTVGYALTDGLTLWNETLALYSGADMLLALLGSTLLVLVVVTSLVAVRRRFAYEAWHAIHLLSYAAVLVAVPHQLSAGQVLAESTPQRVYWIALYVLAFGAIAWFRFAVPVLATLRHRIRVEAVETIAPGVFSIHLSGRGLSRLGVIGGQYAIWRFWSRGTWWHAHPISFSAVPTDTRARITVRALGAGTDRLARLRPGTAVSIEGPYGIFTDAARTAPRLAIIAAGIGITPARALLEHGGLRPGEATVLLRAADDSQTYLWDETRTLVHSSRGALFGMIGRRPAGLATWMSAESIARGVTITSALPGLLESDLFVCGPTAWADLVVRDARAAGLPDRQIHVERFDW; translated from the coding sequence GTGAGCACCACGATCCGACCGACCAGGGCACCCGCACCCCACGCCCCGACCACGCTGCGGCGGTCGCAGGCCGACCGCGAGCGATCCCTGCGCCGGCGCCTGCGGTCCGCGGACGCGCTCGTCACCGCCTGCTGGGTCTCGGTCGCCCTCGCCATCGCGCTCTACCTCGCGGCCGGCGGACCCGCGCAGGTCACCGATCTCGCCGGAGCCCTCACGGCCGCGGGGATCGTCGCCGGCCTCGTCGGCACCGACCTGATCCTGGTCATGCTCGTCCTCGCCGCCCGGAGCCCCTGGATCGACCGCACCTTCGGCCAGGACACCGCGATGGCGCTGCACCGTCGCCTCGGCAAGCCCGCGCTGTATCTGATCCTCGGGCACGGTGCCCTGCTCACCGTCGGCTACGCCCTCACCGACGGGCTGACGCTGTGGAACGAGACACTCGCCCTGTACTCCGGCGCCGACATGCTCCTGGCGCTGCTCGGCAGCACCCTCCTGGTTCTCGTCGTCGTCACCTCCCTCGTGGCCGTGCGCCGCCGCTTCGCGTACGAGGCGTGGCACGCGATCCACCTGCTCAGCTACGCGGCCGTCCTCGTCGCCGTCCCCCACCAGCTCTCCGCCGGCCAGGTCCTCGCCGAGAGCACGCCGCAGCGCGTCTACTGGATCGCCCTCTACGTCCTGGCGTTCGGAGCGATCGCCTGGTTCCGGTTCGCGGTGCCCGTTCTCGCGACGCTGCGGCACCGGATCCGGGTCGAGGCCGTCGAGACGATCGCCCCCGGCGTCTTCTCGATCCACCTCTCCGGCCGCGGCCTCTCCCGCCTCGGCGTGATCGGCGGGCAGTACGCGATCTGGCGGTTCTGGAGCCGCGGCACCTGGTGGCACGCGCACCCGATCTCCTTCTCCGCCGTCCCGACCGACACCCGCGCGCGGATCACCGTCCGCGCACTCGGAGCCGGGACCGACCGCCTCGCACGGCTGCGCCCCGGGACTGCGGTCTCGATCGAGGGCCCCTACGGGATCTTCACCGACGCCGCCCGCACCGCCCCGCGCCTCGCGATCATCGCCGCCGGCATCGGCATCACCCCCGCCCGGGCGCTTCTCGAGCACGGCGGCCTCCGACCCGGCGAGGCCACCGTCCTGCTGCGCGCCGCCGACGACTCGCAGACCTACCTCTGGGACGAGACGCGGACCCTGGTCCACAGCAGCCGCGGCGCACTGTTCGGGATGATCGGCCGACGGCCCGCAGGGCTCGCGACATGGATGTCTGCCGAGTCCATCGCCCGCGGTGTGACGATCACCTCCGCGCTGCCCGGCCTGCTCGAGTCCGACCTGTTCGTCTGCGGTCCCACCGCCTGGGCCGACCTCGTCGTCCGCGACGCGCGAGCGGCAGGCCTGCCCGACCGGCAGATCCACGTGGAGAGGTTCGACTGGTGA
- a CDS encoding FMN-binding protein, which produces MRTRAAVASVLASLAVLVGGWQLGSAGATGSPLATGTSATTATDGAAPAVTTPTPAGAPASTTPSAGAPTDPSAGTSSTATAGPSSSTDGTWTGSSVATRFGAVQVAITVAGGQITDVTAVHLTDEDGRSVSISHRAAPILRQEVLAAQSANVQAVSGATYTSDGYLTSLQSAIDQAGL; this is translated from the coding sequence GTGAGGACACGAGCAGCAGTCGCCAGCGTCCTCGCCTCCCTCGCCGTCCTCGTCGGCGGCTGGCAGCTCGGATCGGCCGGCGCCACCGGTTCCCCGCTCGCCACCGGGACGAGCGCCACCACGGCCACGGACGGAGCGGCTCCCGCGGTGACCACGCCGACGCCGGCCGGCGCCCCCGCCTCGACGACGCCCTCCGCCGGCGCGCCCACTGACCCGTCGGCCGGTACGAGCTCGACGGCCACCGCTGGCCCGTCCTCCTCGACAGACGGCACCTGGACCGGCTCGTCCGTGGCGACCCGCTTCGGCGCGGTGCAGGTCGCGATCACCGTCGCCGGCGGGCAGATCACCGACGTCACGGCCGTGCACCTGACGGACGAGGACGGCCGGTCCGTGTCGATCTCCCACCGGGCCGCGCCGATCCTGCGTCAGGAAGTCCTCGCCGCCCAGTCCGCGAACGTTCAGGCGGTCAGCGGAGCGACCTACACCAGCGACGGATACCTCACCTCCCTGCAATCGGCGATCGACCAGGCCGGACTCTGA